In one Solanum dulcamara chromosome 1, daSolDulc1.2, whole genome shotgun sequence genomic region, the following are encoded:
- the LOC129886648 gene encoding transcription repressor OFP13, producing the protein MGKKMNLGSWQWPSCAHSKTQSFRANENNNIFKTINSIFLDPSNTDDGIVEIETTPESWFTNSSESASFSTESDETGEPLMELIIKGVRSERLFFEPNCTSSLILEDQNHEEPEILEEIEEEEEEEEEEDNVVNDQELPFKESVALALESEDPYLDFKKSMEEMVDTHEIKDWESLQELLGWYLKMNGKINHGFIIGAFVDLLIEFTPPNCDSITCYSSAASSFSAPSSPLSSLGNNKEIEEQQRGD; encoded by the coding sequence ATGGGCAAGAAAATGAATCTTGGTTCATGGCAATGGCCTTCTTGTGCACACTCCAAGACTCAATCTTTCAGAGCAAATGAAAACAACAACATTTTCAAGACTATAAATTCAATCTTTTTAGACCCTTCTAATACTGATGATGGGATTGTTGAAATTGAAACTACACCAGAATCTTGGTTCACAAATTCCTCAGAATCAGCAAGTTTTTCAACAGAGTCTGATGAAACAGGGGAACCATTAATGGAATTAATCATTAAAGGGGTTCGTTCAGAAAGACTGTTTTTTGAGCCAAATTGCACTAGCTCATTAATCTTGGAAGATCAAAATCATGAAGAACCAGAGATATtagaagaaattgaagaagaagaagaagaagaagaagaagaagataatgtTGTTAATGATCAAGAATTGCCATTTAAGGAAAGTGTGGCATTGGCATTGGAATCAGAAGATCCATATTTGGATTTCAAGAAATCAATGGAAGAAATGGTGGATACACATGAGATTAAAGATTGGGAATCTTTACAAGAATTATTAGGATGGTATTTGAAGATGAATGGGAAAATAAATCATGGTTTTATTATAGGTGCTTTTGTAGATTTGCTTATTGAGTTTACTCCTCCTAATTGTGATTCAATAACTTGTTATTCTTCTGctgcttcttctttttctgcCCCTTCTTCTCCTCTATCTTCATTAGGAAATAATAAGGAGATTGAGGAGCAGCAAAGAGGGGACTAG